The sequence GAAAGTCACCTCGGGCGAGGTGGACATCGGCTTCATTGAGGGGGAGGGGATCCTCGAAGAGGTCGAGAGCCGGGTGCTGATGCGCGACGAACTGGTCGTCCTCAGCAGCGACAAAAAATTGGCAAAGCAGGGCCCGTGGTTCATCGACCAGCTGGCGTCGCGGCCGTGGATCATGCGCGAAAAGGGCTCCGGGACCCGGGCCGTCTTTCTCAACGCCATCAGCCCCGTCGACCAGGAGCTCAACATGGTGATGGAGCTGGAGCATATCGAGTCGATCAAGAACTTCCTGCTGGCCAAGCCCGATTACCTCAGTGTCCTGCCGCGCATTTCCGTCAAAAGGGAGCTCGAAGAGGGGCACCTGTTCGAGGTACCCGTCAAGGCGCACCATTTCGAGCGCGACTTTACGATGATCGCCCGCAGCCAGCAGACCCTGCTGCCCCTGCAGGCGCATTTTCAGGAGTACCTCTTAAGTTCCATCGGGTTACAATAGCGCATGCAGAATATCCCCCATATCCCGGTGCTTTACCGCGAAGTTACCGATGCTTTTTCCGGATGCGACGCCGGTATTGTCGTCGACTGTACCATGGGGTACGGCGGGCACAGCAGCCTGCTGCTCGAAGCGAACCCCAACATCCGCCTGATCGGCATCGACCAGGACGAAACGGCGATCCGTTTCTCCACGGAACGGCTCGTCCCGTTCGGCGACCGTGTCGAGATCCGTAAGGGGCGCTTTTCCAAAGTCCTGGAAACCATCGTACAGGATTACGGTGCTGAGCAGATCCGCGGGGTGCTCGCGGATATCGGCGTCTCTTCGCTGCAGCTCGACGAAAAGGATCGCGGCTTCTCTTTTGAGAGCGAGACCCTCGACATGCGGATGGACCCTTCGGCGCCGCTCGATGCCGCGACGGTCGTCAACACCTATGCCGAGGCGGAGCTTGAACGCATTTTGCGCGACTACGGCGAAATCCCCAACGCAAGGAAAGTCGCCCAGGTGATCGCTGCGCAGCGCCCTTTCACCTCCGCCAAAGCGCTTGCCGACGCGGTCCGCCCCTACGCCCCGCGCGGCAAGAAAATCCATCCGGCGACACTGGTGATGCAGGCGATCCGCATCGAGGTGAACGACGAACTGGGGGAGCTGAACCGTCTGCTCGACGTCTGCGAACGCGCCTGTTTCCCCGACGCGGTCATCGGGATCATCTCGTTTCATTCGCTCGAGGACCGGATCGTCAAACAGCGTTTCGCGCAGTGGAGCCGCAACTGTATCTGCCCCAGCGACGCGATGCGCTGCACCTGCGGCAACAACCACGCCCTGGGGCGTCCCCGGCCGAAAAAGCCGATCACGGCCCTCCCCGATGAACTCAAACAGAACCCCCGCAGCCGCAGTGCGAAGCTGAGGCTCTTCGAGATGAACTGCCATGGACGCTAAAGCGAACCTCCTGGAGGAGACCGGCAGCGCCATTGTGACCCGCAAGGGAATAGGCCTGCGTTTCCTGCTCAGTATGCTGATGGTCTTCGGGATCGGCTGGATGCTGCTTTTCCCCAAGATCTACCTCCAAAACAGCATCTACTACAAGAGCCGTGACATCGCGACGCTGCAGCGCGAATACGAGACCCTCAAAGAGGAGAACCTCGTCATCAAACGGCGGGTGGAGGCGATGAAGTTTAAAAACCAGGTGCTTGACACCCTCTTTGCCGAGGAGCAGCCGTGATCGCACGTCTGATCGAGTTCGCGCTGAACAAGCCGCTGCTCAACCACATGCTCCTGCTCTTCATCCTGCTCCTCTCCGTTTTCGCCTACATCAACATCCCCAAAGAGATCTTCCCGCCGATCCAGATGGACAAGATCACGATCACCGGCGGTTACGCCGGGGCGAGTGCGGATGTCCTCGACAAGATGGTCGTCACGACCATCGAGGATGAGCTGGGCAATATCAGCGAGCTGGAGACGGTGACGACGACGATCAAGAACGGCGCCTTCACCATTACGGGCGATATCAAGCCGGGGTCGCAGAATATCAACGTGCTCAACGACGTCAAGGATATCATTGCCCAGACGAAGCGGGACCTCCCCTCCGATATGGACGAACCCGTCGCGCAGATCCATGAAGAGACGATCCCGCTGGTGCTGGTCGCCATCGCGGGAGATGTCCCCATGACGGTACTGCTTGAACGTGCCGATGAACTCAAAAGCACGCTGTCGCGCTTCAAGGAGCTCAGCGACATTACGATCCGCGGCGACTCCGACGACGAGCTCGTCTTCCGCATCGACCCGGACAAACTGGACGCCTACGGCCTCTCCACCGATGCCGTCGTCGCGGCGCTGCAGAACCTCAGCTCCATCTTCCCCGTCGGAACCATCAAACGCCGGGGGGAACACCTCTACATCAGCACCTACAACGGCGAAAAGGATACGGCGGCGATCGAGAACACGGTCATCGGCGTCGGCGGCAAGCGGGTAAAAATCGGTCAGATCGCCACCGCCAGCTTCGAGCTGGGGGACGCGACGGAGCTGTCGCACTACAACGGAGTACGCAACGTCTCCGTCAACATCACGAAGTCGAAATCGGGCAACGCCATCGCGCTGGCCAAACAGATCCGTGAAACCCTGAAGGAATTCGAGGCGCGCTACCCGGACCTGAAGTTCGCCGTCTACACCGATACCTCCGTCTGGATCAAGAACCGTCTCAACACCGTCGTTTCCAACATCATCGTCGGGCTGATCCTCGTCTTCAGTGCCATGCTCATCTTCGTCAACCGCGGCATCGCGCTGGTTGTGGCGATGGGGATCCCGATGAGTTTCATGATCGGGCTGATCGCGACGGAGATGATCGGCTATTCACTCAACATGCTCTCCCTGCTCGGCGCCCTGATCGCCCTGGGGATGCTCGTCGACGAGGCGATCGTCGTGGCGGAGAACATCTACCGCCATATGGAGGAGGGGATGCCGCGCCGTCAGGCAGCAGTCCAGGGGGCGGTGGAAATGTTCCCCGCCGTGCTGACGGCGACGCTGACGACCGTCTTCGCCTTTTTGCCGATGCTGCTCATCAGCGGGGAGATGGGGACCTTTATCAAGATCCTGCCGGTGATGATCACGATCCTGCTGCTCAGCTCCCTTTTCGAAGCCTTCTTCTTCCTGCCGCTGCATTCGCACGAACTGCTGCGCCTGCGCCGGGAGAGCCATGTCAGCCACAGCATCTGGGAACACCTCTACCGCTGGTACGACAAAACACTTCACCGGCTCTTCCGACGCCGTAAGCTCTCCTTGATGCTGATCGTCGTTTCCATCGCAGCGTTGACGGCGGTGATGGTATCGCAGAGCCGTTTCCAGCTCTTCCCCGCGTTCGACGTCACCCAGGTCTATGTAACGGGGAAAGTCAATATCAACAACGAACTCGAAGATACGGAGGAGCGGGTCGCGGCCATCGAGCGGGTGCTGCTCTCGAAGCTTGACCCGGAAGAGTACTCCTCGGTGACGGCGGTCATCGGGATGCGCCTGGACGCGAAGAACAAGGCGGAGATCGGGGAGAACCTTTTCCAGGTCTTCATCGACCTGCACGAGCGCGCCCCCGACAACTGGTACAACCGCTACATCAACCCCATCTTCTCCATCGAATACAATGCGGAGGTGCTCAAACGGCAGCGCGACGCCAAGCGGATCAGCGAGGATGTCAAGCAGTGGCTCGAACCGCTTGCACAGCGCAAGGAGGCGGACGGGACGAAAACGTTCGAGAACTTTAATGTCACCGTCCCGGGAACGGGGGTCGTCGCGCACGATATCGAGCTCGCACTCAGCGGCAAGGACGACGCGCAACTGGCCACGGCCGTCACTGCGCTGGAGAAGGCACTGGCCGGGGTGACGGGGGTCTATAACATCTCCGATGATGCCGACCTTGGCGAACGGGAGCTGAAACTGCGTATCAACGACTACGGCTACGACCTGGGGCTGAGCGAAGCGGAAATCAGCCGCCAGCTTCGCGCCCACTACCTCAAAGGCGAATACGGCAAGATGTTCAGTGAGAGCGGCCTGGTGCGCATCCGTATCGAGAGCGTGCAAAAAGACGACCCCGAGAGTCTGGAAAGCTTCCGCATCCAGCTCCCGGGCAGTACGCAGACGGTCGCACTCCGCGATATCGCCGACTTTATCTATACCCAGGGGTATGTGACAATAGAGAAGGAGGACGGTGTGCGTATCCGCAGCGTCTACGCCTCGTTGGACAAGGATCTCCGGACGTCATCGGAGGTGATGACGGCGATCGCCCCGGTCATCGCACAGCTGGGTACCGAAGGGTTCCATATCGAGGTCAAGGGTGAGGAGAAAGAGAACGCCAAAACGGTGCGGGAGATGTCCCAGGCGGCCGCCGTGGCGATCTTCCTCATCTTTATCACGCTCGTATGGCTCTTCGATTCGCTTGTCCTGGCCCTGATCGTGCTCAGTACGATCCCGCTGGTGCTCGTCGGGGTCTATGTCGGCCACTGGATCATGGGACTGACGATCACGATGCCGAGTCTCATCGGTGCGGTCGGTCTGGCAGGGGTCGTCGTCAACGACGGGCTGATCATGGTGAGTTTTATCCGAAAAGCGAAGGACAGCGAAGTCCTGATGCAGCGTGCGCGGACCCGTCTGCGTCCGATCCTGATGACGTCGATTACCACGGTACTCGGGCTGATGACGCTGATCTTCTTCGCTTCCGGTCAGGCGCAGATTCTTCAGCCGATGGCGGTATCGCTGGGGTACGGGATTTTATGGGCAACGGTACTGAACTTGTTCTATGTACCGCTGCTTTATGCCGTCGTCTACCGCATCAAGCGGTAAAGACGTGCTTTGAAATGAGAGGAGAAAAGGAAGTGCGGTTGGGAGGGAAGCCGACACTTCCCTCCCTCTGTTTGAATTCGGTTACTCGTT is a genomic window of Sulfurimonas sp. HSL1-2 containing:
- a CDS encoding LysR family transcriptional regulator — protein: MYTLKQLELFLDLGRSEKIIDTAKKFGLSQSAVSMAIKELERLLDGPLFERIGKRLVLNGRGAMLMRSASPHVDALHALYDQMRSDSLRGELRLAASVTIAEYFIPTLVCNYMEQNEHVTISLKSANTADVIRKVTSGEVDIGFIEGEGILEEVESRVLMRDELVVLSSDKKLAKQGPWFIDQLASRPWIMREKGSGTRAVFLNAISPVDQELNMVMELEHIESIKNFLLAKPDYLSVLPRISVKRELEEGHLFEVPVKAHHFERDFTMIARSQQTLLPLQAHFQEYLLSSIGLQ
- a CDS encoding efflux RND transporter permease subunit — encoded protein: MIARLIEFALNKPLLNHMLLLFILLLSVFAYINIPKEIFPPIQMDKITITGGYAGASADVLDKMVVTTIEDELGNISELETVTTTIKNGAFTITGDIKPGSQNINVLNDVKDIIAQTKRDLPSDMDEPVAQIHEETIPLVLVAIAGDVPMTVLLERADELKSTLSRFKELSDITIRGDSDDELVFRIDPDKLDAYGLSTDAVVAALQNLSSIFPVGTIKRRGEHLYISTYNGEKDTAAIENTVIGVGGKRVKIGQIATASFELGDATELSHYNGVRNVSVNITKSKSGNAIALAKQIRETLKEFEARYPDLKFAVYTDTSVWIKNRLNTVVSNIIVGLILVFSAMLIFVNRGIALVVAMGIPMSFMIGLIATEMIGYSLNMLSLLGALIALGMLVDEAIVVAENIYRHMEEGMPRRQAAVQGAVEMFPAVLTATLTTVFAFLPMLLISGEMGTFIKILPVMITILLLSSLFEAFFFLPLHSHELLRLRRESHVSHSIWEHLYRWYDKTLHRLFRRRKLSLMLIVVSIAALTAVMVSQSRFQLFPAFDVTQVYVTGKVNINNELEDTEERVAAIERVLLSKLDPEEYSSVTAVIGMRLDAKNKAEIGENLFQVFIDLHERAPDNWYNRYINPIFSIEYNAEVLKRQRDAKRISEDVKQWLEPLAQRKEADGTKTFENFNVTVPGTGVVAHDIELALSGKDDAQLATAVTALEKALAGVTGVYNISDDADLGERELKLRINDYGYDLGLSEAEISRQLRAHYLKGEYGKMFSESGLVRIRIESVQKDDPESLESFRIQLPGSTQTVALRDIADFIYTQGYVTIEKEDGVRIRSVYASLDKDLRTSSEVMTAIAPVIAQLGTEGFHIEVKGEEKENAKTVREMSQAAAVAIFLIFITLVWLFDSLVLALIVLSTIPLVLVGVYVGHWIMGLTITMPSLIGAVGLAGVVVNDGLIMVSFIRKAKDSEVLMQRARTRLRPILMTSITTVLGLMTLIFFASGQAQILQPMAVSLGYGILWATVLNLFYVPLLYAVVYRIKR
- the rsmH gene encoding 16S rRNA (cytosine(1402)-N(4))-methyltransferase RsmH, which encodes MQNIPHIPVLYREVTDAFSGCDAGIVVDCTMGYGGHSSLLLEANPNIRLIGIDQDETAIRFSTERLVPFGDRVEIRKGRFSKVLETIVQDYGAEQIRGVLADIGVSSLQLDEKDRGFSFESETLDMRMDPSAPLDAATVVNTYAEAELERILRDYGEIPNARKVAQVIAAQRPFTSAKALADAVRPYAPRGKKIHPATLVMQAIRIEVNDELGELNRLLDVCERACFPDAVIGIISFHSLEDRIVKQRFAQWSRNCICPSDAMRCTCGNNHALGRPRPKKPITALPDELKQNPRSRSAKLRLFEMNCHGR